Sequence from the Kogia breviceps isolate mKogBre1 chromosome X, mKogBre1 haplotype 1, whole genome shotgun sequence genome:
TGGACTCTTGGCAACTTACCTCCTTACCACCTACCCCAAGCCCAAACTGCTCCTTCTACTGTAGGACCTGGCAAGCACAAAGCCCGGCACCTCATCTGCTCCGTTTACCATCAATGCACATCAGAGCGACGTGGCCTGCGTGTCTCTGAACCAGCCAGGCACGGTAGTGGCCTCGGCCTCTCAGAAGGGCACCCTTATTCGCCTTTTTGACACACAGTCCAAGGAGAAGCTGGTGGAGCTGCGCCGAGGCACTGACCCCGCCACCCTCTACTGGTGAGCACAGGGTATGCGTGGTGGGCTCCTGACCCCACACCACATGACACGTGGGCATCACCGCTGGTCTGTCTTTCAGCATCAACTTCAGCCATGATTCTTCCTTCCTGTGTGCATCCAGTGATAAGGGCACAGTCCATATCTTTGCTCTCAAGGATACCCGCCTCAACCGCCGCTCTGCGTGAGTgcctcctgccccaccctgcctcacccccatcccctgcccatATATCACACCTGGGCTTAGCCAGTGTTGCCTGCAGGCTGGCTCGCGTGGGCAAGGTGGGGCCTATGATTGGGCAGTATGTGGACTCTCAGTGGAGCCTGGCGAGCTTCACCGTGCCTGCTGAGTCAGCCTGCATCTGTGCTTTTGGTCGCAACACTTCCAAGAATGTCAACTCTGTCATTGGTGAGTGGGAATAGCCCTTGACTGGGGGGTACTGCATGGGTGAAGGCCTACAAATTGGACCTGAAAGAATTTTAGGGCATGGGAGGCCTGAGGGAGCCAAACTGGTGGTTCACTTCCACCATCACTAAGGGAGATGGCACGTGGCAAAGACCTGGAGATAGACCCTGGGCCATGGGACACCTGAGAGGACTGGAGTGTGTGGCTTTGGCAGCATCTAACCTTTTCCAATCCTCCCCCACTCCTCCAGCCATCTGTGTAGATGGGACCTTCCACAAATATGTCTTCACTCCCGATGGAAACTGCAACAGAGAGGCTTTCGATGTGTACCTTGACATCTGTGATGACGATGACTTTTAAGGACCCTGTGGGTTGTGCTAGGGACCTGCAGTGGCAGACTGCAAAGCCTGTGCGGGGGTGGGAGTGCTGTGGAAGCCACCAGCCAGCAAACATTAATGGAGCAGGTGCCCACTTTCCACTCTTAAGAGCAATGCCTAAACAGCTCAGTCGCCCCAAGCACTTCTTGATGACTGTGTGCCCGCAGAGCCAGGCCAGGGACTCAGAGAGACAGCGGCCCCCCTGGGGCTCCCAGCCTGGAGAAGACTGCTAGGGACCCAGAGTGGGTGCCCTAATCCAACCTGTGgggatttttaaaagacttaccAGAAAGAGACGATCTCTGATATGATGAATATGAATAAAAGGCCCTTAGTAGTATTTATGGCTGGACCTCGGGAGTGGGGCCTGGAGGAGATGAGGCTGATAAAGCCCTGCAGGAGTTTCCTGGAAAGGTGTGAACCTCTTGGACCCTGACAGGAAGGAAGTGGGATCCTGCTCGGGTCCTTCTGACAGTCTCTGCATGTCCTCTAATGTCTGGCCTCTGTGTGCCAGAGCTGCCAGCACCGCCCAGAACCATCCCCGTGACGCCCCCGCCTGGGGGTGGACGGGAATGCCTCGCCCCGCGGCGGAGACTTAATTTCCCAGCGGCCCCTGCTACCTTACCGTTCCGGCGTGTTGTTGGTATTTTCGGTCACGTGTGCTGCTGTGCCTGCGCAGTCCACTAGTTCGTCAGGGTAGCGGTTGCAGGGCCCAGACTCCGTTTCCCGGTGTGCCACACGGTGGCGCGGTGTACAACGGGTGTTGTAGTCCGGCCGCTCCTCTGACTGGTCCAGCTACATCGACCGGCAGGATGTCGGAGGTGCGCCTGCCACCGTTACGCGCCCTGGACGACTTCGTTCTGGGGTCGGCGCGTCTGGCGGCCCCGGATCCACGCGACCCGCAGCGATGGTGCCACCGCGTCATCAACAACCTTCTCTACTATCAAACCAACTACCTTATCTGCTTCGGCCTCGGTCTCGCTCTGgccgggtgagggagggagggaggtgccgGTTGGCCGGTGGCGCCCGCTGGGCATGGAGGGTGGACCCGCGGGATTTTGAGGGGGCTGCAAGAACTTGAAGGGCGAATTCAGTAGAGTGTGAAACTGAAGGGGAAACTGGGAGACAGAAGGCCTGGAAGAGGAATCTGAAAGGGTTGGCCTTTGCAAAGGGTGGGTTTAGGGGCAGGTTGGGATGGGGGGGCGGCTGGAGTGGGCCCTGTGGGGGTAGGGGGAAGTGTGGGCCTGAAGATAAGGAGGGCTGGAAAGTGGGACACGACTGTACCTGAGGGGTGATGGGGCCAGATTAAGATGGCCTTGGAGGACTTACGACAGGGACAGGACGTGGTCAAGTTGAAGGGTGGACTTGTGGAGGACCTGGGCTTGGAGAGAGGCCTGGCTATAATTGGAATGCTCCCGGAGCAGGTACCTCTTGGGGAACTTGTCTAGAGGGAGGACCAGGGGATGGAAGTCCTGAGACCAGGGCGGGATGGAGAACCTGGAAGAGGGACTGGGTAGGACTGGAAGTTAAGTGACACTGAAAACCTGGAAGGGGTTCTAGTAATGATGGAGGGAGGAATCTATAGGAAATGGGAACCTGGAGGGGGAATTTGAAGGGGAGGAAGTCTGGAAGGGACTCTGGGCCTGGGGAGAGGGAAATGTATGGAAACAGAAGGACTGGAAGAGGAATTTGCAAGGGCTGGGCCTTTGCAAAGAGTGGGTTTGGGGGCACGTTGGGATGGGGGGGATGGCTGGAGTGGGTCCTGCAGGGGTAGGGTTGGAAGGAAAGAGCAGGGAAAAGCTGTGAGCCCTGGGGCCTAGCAGTATGGGAGGGCCTGAAGCAGAAGATCTCAGGAAGATGGGACTGTAGGAGTGACAAGAAAGAAATGAGGGTCCACAGGGGAGCCCAGGGCTCCTGGGAGTTGGAATCCCTGAAGAGTGGACCGTTGGAGACAGGGCTGATGGGAGTATTTGCCGGGCTGGAGGGTCCGgagccggggcggggggtgggggtgggaaccaAAGCTCTTGGGGCACGGACTCTGGTGGACGGTGGTCTGGGAGGCACGGGGGCCAGGCCGCCCTCTCCCCGCCTGCCCGGCTAGCTTAGTTCCATTGTCCCCGCAGGTACGTGCGCCCGCTGCACACCCTCCTAAGCGCGCTGGTAGTGGCGGTGGCCCTTGGCATGCTGGTGTGGGCGGCTGAGACTCGAGCAGCCATGCGCCGCTGCCGTCGCAGCCACCCAGCCGCCTGCCTGGCTGCAGTGCTTGCCGTCAGCCTCCTCATTCTCTGGGCCGCGGGCGGCGCTTGCACCTTCCTGCTCAGCATCGCCGGGCCCGTGCTTCGTGAGTCTCCACTACCCTGAGATGGCCGGGAAGACGGCCACCGCTCGCAAACGGCGCCAGGCCCGCCCTACCCTGGTTCCTGGGCTGAGAGGGGGCTGGGACACCCGGCGGGCAAGGCCACACCTCCTTCACAAAGCGCCTTCCCTGGCTTTGCTCCCCTCCCTGGGAACGCCCCTCTTAAAACCGCCCTTCTGGGCGTCACTGCTAGTATGAAGTGCCTTCCACCGGCCACGTCCCCATTACTGGGCACCCTCCCTGGCCACGCCCCTGTTGCGAAGCGCATTACTCCGCCACACTAGCAGGGTTCAGAGGCGTCCTGGCTACTGACTACGCCATTGGTCTGTCTGTACTCCAgttcccttctctgggcccccATTAGCTAAAGGTTGATGTCCCATCCCACTGACCCCGCTCCTCTCGGTATTGCCCACAGTGATCCTCGTGCACGCGTCACTGCGCCTGCGCAACCTCAAGAACAAGATTGAGAACCAGATCGAGAGCATTGGTCTCAAGCGGACGCCAATGGGGTTGCTGCTGGAGGCGCTGGGACAAGAACAGGAGGCTGGATCCTAGTGCCCTGGGATCTGTACCCGAGACATGGAGAATGCCATCACCACCCTGGCCCAGACCCAGAGCCCTTTCCCAGTCCTTAAAATAGGAGCCCCTGCCCAGTTCAAAAAACAGGACAACTGCAACCCTTCCCCCATGTCCCAAACTGGGATATTCCCTCATACCTAGCCCCCCAGTTTAGGAAACTAGAGTCTTCCCAGCCCTGAACTTGAGAACCAGAGACACCCACATCCAGCCCAAAACTGGGGCTTGGAGACCACAGCATCCATGACCAACCTCAAACTCTGGGCCCAGAGAcactccccccccaaccccaatcTGGGACTCACCTATCTCCCATGCTCAGCCCCAAAGCTGGGGACTGGGACCAAGGCATTCTCAGATCTTGAATCCTGGACCAAGGCTTTTCCAGACCCCACCCCAGCTTTGAACCCAGGATCCAAGTGTTCTCAGCCCCCATCTGGGTGGAGGATTCAGGTGTCCTGACCCAGTTGAACCCTTGGTCCCAGGTGACCCCAACACTCACAAGTCCCACTTGCCTCCCTCTAGCTCTGCTTAGGGATTCTGCcactccccagcccaccccccacAAAGTTCCACAGCGACAAGGACCaaggggtagggtggggtggTGTGGGGTAGGGGTAGCCCTGACCAGGAATGGGGCATATATATCAGTGTTGCTACAACAATAAAGGCTGTTGCATTGCTCAAGCCAATTTGGGCCTCCTGGGTATGGGTAAAGTGTGTTTCAATGGCCAGAAGTGACCTGCTTGTCAATTCTAGAGACTTTCTGACTGGGTCCCTGTTAAATATGTGGGCTGAAGGACGAGCTCTCAGTTCCTTTCTTGAACCTATTACCTCTAGGGTGGCATTAACACACAAGGGAGTTAAGGGCACGGAGTGTTTGCTGCCAGCATTTGTATTACTAAGGGCTCTTGGCTAGGAATATGAGCACGGACAGGCAAAGAAGTTGCCCCACATCACAAAGCAAGTAAAACCAAAGCAGATGACATTATCACAGCCTGTTTCCATGgtgctatattttttttttcttgtaaaactaCATTATCTAGTCTTAGCTAAAGATGTGGGCCCCCCAAGGCAAGGCAGACAGGGAAGCAATGCATGGGTTCAGTTTACACATTTATTATAGAAATCCCCTTCCAGTGTGGGTAGTGTCTTGGGCCCAGATCCATTAgtacaaaaagaaaagtttaacacTAGGTAAAGGGGGTAGGGGAACCCCCAGCTCCAGAAAGCCACAGACAGGTATCATAGAAAACACGGCTTGTGTGGATTTGTTTAAAAAGTGGTGGATGGAAGGAAAGCCAAGGAAGGTGTGACATAACCCGTGGCGAGACGTCACTTGAGGACTTCATTGGCATCTACCAGATGCCAGGTTCCACCACCGCCACATCCCAGGACACAACACACCCAATGGTTTTGCCCTTTGGTCCTCCTGCGGGGCCCCCTGACTGGGGATAGTCGGGGCAGAGGAGGCTGCCGCCAAAGGCTGGGCCATCTCACTCTGTGGGCAGAGGCAGCGGGCACAGACAGGCAGACAGGGACTGGGGTGCCTTCAGGCACCCTGGGGGAGGGAAAATGAATGCAAGCCCCCCACCCAGACTTCAGTCCTTCCAAATGTGGGCAGAGACTTCATTCCTTCCAAATGTGGGCACCTCCCCAAGAAAAACTGCCCCAGTGGGGGGTGGCAGGGAGTTCTGTTCACACCGGAGTCTCTTGGCTGCCCCAGACTGGGCACTGAGACCCTATATGGTCCGTTTTGTGGAGGGGGCTCCTGAATGGAACAGGCTGGGCATGGGGACAGGAATGAACCCAACCAGGACGAGATCACAGTTTCCTTTCTTATAAAACGTCTAGTGTTGAGGGAAGACAGTGAATACCTAGATCACAACTGTAAACAGAAATGGAGGAAGGGGCTTGGAGTCCCCATTACatcatcccctctcctctcttttaAGCTGGCGGAGGGCCCCCAGTCCCCAGCACAGCATGAGAGGTGACACAGGGTGTCAGACACCTTCGTGGGCCCACGGGGAGCCAGAGGCCTTGGAAGATCACGTTGGTGCCCCGCAGGATGGAGAGCAGCCACACCCCAGGGCTCAGCGAGGTCAGCTGTGTGCTCCCCAGACTGAAGTCATACCCAGGCCAACAAGGGGCATATGAGAAGGGGTCAGACCAGTGTCCCCGGGGTCTGGGGGTCAGAACCGGAGGACTGCTCCCCCTCTAGCGTCAGGTCACTTAAACGAGCGCtcagctccggggggtacaggaAGTCCGCGTAGTATCTTTAGAAGGGGTAGCAGGAATCCGGAGGGCAGGGTGGGaagacagaggagagaggaaaagacggacaagacacagaaagagagaggaaaagaggctcGTTAAAGAGGTGGACGCAGGCACAGGACAGCACCTTTAGGCTCGCAAGTGTGGGGCGTggtgaaaagaggaagagaaaggcaagGGGCACAGGACGTCCCTTCCTCCCAGCACCCTAGTTTCAAGGCTCATTTTCAGCTGACATGCACTGGTTgttcaaatattaaaattcttGTATTAGCTTGGTGAAGAACTGCTGCTACTAGGACCCAAGATACCCCTCCACTGTGACCCCATGGACTAATTAATGAGAGTCAGGCAGGGCCCAGTGACCCGGGGCCAAGGCTGCAGCTACTTCTTTCGTGGTCCATGTCATTAGCTACCATGACTAGCTGGCTCCCTGGCCTGGATACCTTTGCCATCTGCCTCAAGACACCCCTACCCATCAGTAAAAGCACCCCCCATACCTGCCGGAGACAGGGGGCGCCGTGAAACTCCTTGAGTGCGGGagtggtgcctggctgggggccCCATACAGCGCCTGGCCCACCTCATAGCAGCGGGCATGGAGGAAGGGCGGGTGCTGCGGGCCCATGTGGGGGAGCCCAGGCCGGCGCTGGGGCCCTGTGGCCAGTCCCGAGTTCCGGATGTACCAGTCCCGCAGCCCCTCCAGGGCAAGGTTCTTGTGGCCGCTGCGCTCACCAGCTGGAGGGATACGGGCGGGTGGGGGCATCCACAGCAGAGGGTTGGGATGCACCTCTGGGCCCTCAGCGGCCTCCAGGGGCAGGCCACAGGGCTTGGTGCGGGTGGCACGGCTGTGGGGGTCCTTGCTGCGGAGGAGGGGGCTGCTGCCATCAGCTGCATACACAGGTGGTGGGCCTGGGAGCATGGCGAGGAGCCCGTCACGGCGGGAGAGGGGTCCTGGGACCTCAGCTGCGGGCAGCAGCTCCCCCCAGCCTGTCCCGCCGCCACCGCGGGGCAGGCCCCGGTCCAGGGAGTAGTCCAAGAGGAAGTCCCCACACACAGGCGGGAGCCGGGGGACCCCGCGGGAGGCAGGGGCGGCTGAGCTGGGCCGGGCAGCCCGGGGAGGGTCTGGGGGGCCAGCCGTGCGGGAGGAGAAGGCAGGAGTTGGTTGGGGGCGCTCATATAGCACCTCACTGCTCTTGCAGACTGGGGGACCAGCGGCAGGGGGAACCAGAGGCGCAGGCGGGGAGCCAGCTCCCCCACTAGCTGCCCGGTCCACCAGCAGGGCCTCGGAGCTATTGCTGCGGCGGGTGCGAGCTGCGAAGAGGGAGGCACGGTCGGAGACAGGGTCCGCTCGGGGGAAGCCCATCTGGGAGTCCTGGCTGCCGGACCACTGGCGAGAATGGAGGCCTTCAGGTCTGGGGGCGCAGaggtgggggtgatgggagaaggGTCAGAAATATCAGGGAGATGGGATGAGTGCCCTCCCTATCCTGCCTCTCTCTGACCCTTCACTTCCACACCTCCAAAATGGGCCCAGGATTAGAAGCTGTGTGTAAAAAGGTGAAAGGTAGTGGCATGTAAAGAGCAGCAGAGGTTCTGCCACAGACTGGGAAGCAGAGGGGTTAAAAATGTACGGGGGTGCCTGGGACTGTTAGCTCCGAGGGAGATGTTAGGGCTCAAGAGGAAATGCTAGCAGGGGAGGGCGGAGGGCTCTTCCTAACACATCTGACCCCTCATCCCCTGCTAAGGTGCTTCTCAGGGCTCCCTGCCTCCTCTAACATGAGGTCCTAAACCTTAGGCCAGGAATTCAAGACCCTTCCTGAATTCTCTGTCCCATCATGTGTATGAACCACCCCAAACTATCATCCCAACAGCCACTATTCATAGAATGTAAGTGTCACAAGGATggggactttgttttgttcaaaGTCCGGAAAAAGTAGGCACTTAGTAAGTACATATTTGTTTAAGAAGTAGTAGAGTACCATGGTTAAAAGCATGGACTCTTAAGTCAAacttgcctgggttcaaataccaGGTCTTCAGTTTactagcaagttacttaacctctctgtgtctcagtttcctcatctctaaaatgggaataataatagcaccGACCTCACAGGGatgttgtgacaattaaatgagttTGATACCAAGTAAAGCACTGATTCCTAGCAGATAGTAGGTACGCAGTACATGTTAACCAGAACTCATTTATGCCTACAGTATCTTCCACAGGCagatatttttatccccatttcacaaatgaggagacaaagattcagagaagggaaatgacttgcccaaaatGCACAGAAAAGCCCATTCTCAAACTTTGGTGCTTCTGCcccaaatccccaccccttctccaccAAGACAACTCCTATTCACCTTTCAAAACccagcctttcttttctttttttctttctttggtcaattaaaaaaaattatttataatgtgatattacacatacacacatatggcATATTCCAAAAGATATTTTACCTATATTTCTTTATCATGCAATAGGGTGCATTATGAATAAAAgttctgaaacaaaaataaaattcttgcgTTTTCGTACAACCTACATAGAAGATCAGAATAAAACTGATAGATTCAAAGCCCAGTCTTTCATGTCCCACACCCTTTGATAATGCTCTCCCCAACACCCCCAGTTAGAACTACCGGTTCCCTCCTCTGGTCTTCAATCTCACCCTCAGAGTCCACTTACTTGCAGAGCTGGGGGCCAGCGCCCCGGGTGAGGACAGGGGTGGCAGGCACACTTCGCCCCTCAAAACTGGAGGCACTCCTGGGCAGCGAGCGTGTGGGGCTAGACAGAGACGAGCGGGCCCAGGTTGGGGTCCAGGTTAGAGACCGTACCTAGCAGCAGGTCCAACTGCCAGCCCAGGCTCAGCTCCCACTCCTGGctcctggggaaggaggggaggggctcaCCCTCACCTGGTGGGGCTGGCCACAGAGTTCCGCCGGCTCTTCAGATCCCCATAAAGATCCGACGGGGGTGGTTTCCATGGGGTTCGCCGCTCAGGGCTGCCCCCAGATACTGCCCGCAGCTGGTCCCAGACCTTCGGTGGTGAAGGGCGCTCAGCCAGAGGGAAGCAGCCACGGGGCTCCTCTGGGTGGAAGGGAGAAAGTGAGTGAGAATTCAATGGGAGGGTGCCTGAAGGGTTGTGGGCAAAGCAAAGGGCAGGGGCTAGGGAGGTAGGGAGGGCCAGAGGGCTAAACGGGTAGGACAGACTGAGGAAGAGCTAAGGGATGAGGCAGGAACTGGGGCTGATGGGGTGGGCCGGGAGGATTGAAGCAAAGAAAATGGGGGCTCCACAGGAGGATGGGTCATGGCTAAAGAGGAGCTGaagagggagggtgggggctAAGCATCAAAGGATGGGCGGATTTGGGGGACAGGGGTCCTCACCATTATCATGGCTGGCCCCAGACTCTGAGAGGGAGCTGCTCTCCGAGTGCAGTACTACGTCCTCTACAGGTAGGAAGGGGAGACCCAGGCCTATCAATGAAAGGTCTGGGTGCCATCCCCTTACACCACTGGGCCGTCTCCTCCCCATCCCATACACTTCCCAAGAATCCACCTTTACCAAAATCCAAGACCACCAGATGCTTGGTCCCTCACTTTCCTGACACTGATTCCCAATGGCCCCAGCCTTGCCCAGGAGCCAGTTTACACAATTTGTCTTAATGGTAGGGCCCCTTAAGTTCTGCCTACCTCCCACTTTTCACTGGCTGCTCACCCACTCCACCTCTACCATGTCCCTTAGCCAATGCCCACCTTCCCGCTTTCATCGGTGGGGTGACAGGGCCTGGCTCACCTTGGCTGAGCTGAGCGAGGCGCGTGCCCAGGCAGACTCCCTGGGCAGTGATAACTGCCCCAGTGGACAGCGGCAGGGGCTGGGGCGGCGGGATCCCCGGGAGACCCAGGTGGGCCCGGACATCCCCGAGCTGCTCCTCCAGCTCATGCAGCCTCCGCAAAGCATCTGCCTGGACCTGGCGCCGACGTCGGCGCTGCTCGGCGCTGAGCTCAGGGGCCAAGGCCAGGCGGCGGGCAGCTGCCGCAATCTGCTGCTGCACTGACACTTCGCGCTCCAGGGCCTCGAGCGCCAGCTCCTGCGGGGCCTACCCGAGAGGGTGGGACAGGACAGAAAGGGAAATGGCCAAGCTCCAGGACCAAGTGGGGTCAGAGCCCAGCTATGCTGGAGGCGGGGCCTGCCCCTCCTGGGGGTGGCCTATTCTCCCTCTGGGGGCAGGGCCTGTGTGGATTAGGGCTGGGCCTCTTCATCTTCCTGGGGGTGAGAGGCCTATCCTGACAGGGACCAGCATCCTCTCTCAGACCTGGAACCCACCTCCCTCAAGCTCCTTCCCTCCTCACCTTAGCCTCTCCTTCCCCTGGCTGCAACCCGCTCTCGGCTTCCTCCGGGCTCCTGTCCCACCCCCATGTTGCTCTGCACGCCCATCTGCTCACCTTGGCAGGGCACAAGGAGTGGTGTGCTGGATTGGGGTGCAGTGGAGGATAGGCACGGGCTGCAGGTGGCCGCCGACGGACCAACTGGGGCCGTTCACCAGGCTCCAGTGGGCACTCGGGGGGCAGCTGGCCAGTCAGCtcctgggcgggggcgggggtcagAGACTACCAAGGGTTAGTTGGGGGGATGTGGCAAAGCAGTAACGACCCCCGAAGGTACAGAAGTCCTACTAGGAGCCCAGCCCTGCTCAGCACCCATGCCTgttatttctcttcctcctcccaattCTCCACCAGGTGGGTGTGCAGCAGAGACTCTCAGCCCCTC
This genomic interval carries:
- the CCDC120 gene encoding coiled-coil domain-containing protein 120 isoform X5, with the protein product MEVKGQLISSPTFSASAALFGEAAPQVKSERLRGLLDRQRTLQEALSLKLQELRKVCLQEASLTPAPAQELTGQLPPECPLEPGERPQLVRRRPPAARAYPPLHPNPAHHSLCPAKAPQELALEALEREVSVQQQIAAAARRLALAPELSAEQRRRRRQVQADALRRLHELEEQLGDVRAHLGLPGIPPPQPLPLSTGAVITAQGVCLGTRLAQLSQGLGLPFLPVEDVVLHSESSSLSESGASHDNEEPRGCFPLAERPSPPKVWDQLRAVSGGSPERRTPWKPPPSDLYGDLKSRRNSVASPTSPTRSLPRSASSFEGRSVPATPVLTRGAGPQLCKPEGLHSRQWSGSQDSQMGFPRADPVSDRASLFAARTRRSNSSEALLVDRAASGGAGSPPAPLVPPAAGPPVCKSSEVLYERPQPTPAFSSRTAGPPDPPRAARPSSAAPASRGVPRLPPVCGDFLLDYSLDRGLPRGGGGTGWGELLPAAEVPGPLSRRDGLLAMLPGPPPVYAADGSSPLLRSKDPHSRATRTKPCGLPLEAAEGPEVHPNPLLWMPPPARIPPAGERSGHKNLALEGLRDWYIRNSGLATGPQRRPGLPHMGPQHPPFLHARCYEVGQALYGAPSQAPLPHSRSFTAPPVSGRYGGCFY